From Vallitalea longa, the proteins below share one genomic window:
- a CDS encoding coenzyme F420-0:L-glutamate ligase, whose product MHVNDKKQEVVTIDNVNYSRFAIKTHVVTNKDNLFDVIKEYTVDNYQKNDLLFVSEKMVACTQNRAIPIKDIKPRRLARILSKFVTKTSSGIGLGMPETMEMAFRETSTLRILFACVASVIGKIFRKKGWFYKVAGEKARGIDGPCHYTLPPYNQYVVLIPNSPQKICEEISKKFGIIVSIIDCNDLGIDILGLSSNDLYTEDMLCKILKDNPLGQSSEQTPMGIIRKKPITEEKVG is encoded by the coding sequence ATGCATGTTAACGATAAAAAACAAGAAGTAGTAACAATAGATAATGTTAATTATAGTAGATTTGCTATAAAAACACATGTTGTTACTAATAAAGATAATTTATTTGATGTAATTAAAGAATATACTGTAGATAATTATCAGAAAAATGATTTGCTCTTTGTCTCGGAAAAAATGGTTGCATGTACCCAAAATCGTGCCATCCCTATTAAAGATATAAAACCTAGAAGATTAGCAAGGATTTTATCTAAATTTGTAACTAAAACTTCTAGTGGTATTGGTTTGGGAATGCCAGAAACAATGGAAATGGCTTTCAGAGAAACCAGTACCTTAAGAATTCTATTTGCATGTGTAGCTAGTGTAATAGGTAAAATTTTTAGAAAAAAAGGTTGGTTTTACAAAGTTGCTGGAGAAAAAGCAAGAGGGATAGATGGACCATGTCATTATACTTTACCACCTTACAATCAATATGTAGTTCTAATTCCAAACAGTCCTCAAAAAATATGTGAGGAAATATCCAAGAAATTTGGAATTATTGTTTCTATAATTGATTGTAATGATCTTGGAATAGATATTTTGGGACTATCAAGCAACGACTTATATACAGAAGATATGTTGTGCAAAATCTTAAAAGACAACCCTTTGGGGCAGTCCAGCGAACAAACTCCAATGGGGATCATACGAAAGAAACCCATTACAGAAGAAAAAGTTGGTTAA